Proteins encoded together in one Neobacillus sp. FSL H8-0543 window:
- a CDS encoding GntR family transcriptional regulator, whose protein sequence is MINTAFDNRNLNEKIYYFLRDKIVNNELKPGTRIDYNEIANELGVSKTPVRDALQLLSQDGLVDVKSRSGTFVSQPNVKDIEEIYEVRKALERHAIKLSMTNMPNPILEKLYQNVLDVDHDIDSGNLNSFFQSDRNLHKTLITYSKNSRLIKMMESLEAQINWIGVMIAHSQERPRQANNEHKKILNALIKSDILLAQNLMEDHIETIKQMTLKDFR, encoded by the coding sequence ATGATAAACACAGCTTTCGATAACCGTAATTTAAATGAAAAAATTTATTACTTTTTAAGGGATAAAATTGTAAATAATGAATTAAAGCCGGGAACGAGAATTGATTATAATGAAATCGCCAACGAGTTGGGTGTCAGTAAAACTCCTGTAAGAGATGCATTGCAACTACTCTCACAGGATGGTTTAGTAGATGTTAAAAGTAGGTCTGGCACATTTGTAAGTCAGCCAAATGTAAAAGATATCGAAGAAATATATGAAGTTAGAAAAGCACTTGAGAGGCACGCAATAAAATTATCAATGACAAATATGCCAAATCCAATTTTAGAAAAACTTTATCAAAATGTCTTGGATGTGGATCATGATATCGATTCAGGGAACCTCAACTCCTTTTTTCAGTCCGATCGAAATCTCCACAAAACTTTAATAACCTATTCAAAAAACAGTCGATTAATAAAAATGATGGAGTCACTGGAAGCTCAAATAAACTGGATCGGTGTAATGATTGCTCACTCCCAGGAAAGACCGCGCCAGGCAAATAACGAGCATAAGAAAATTTTAAATGCACTTATAAAATCAGATATCCTTTTAGCGCAAAATCTTATGGAAGATCATATTGAAACCATTAAGCAAATGACATTGAAGGATTTTAGATAA
- a CDS encoding 2-oxoacid:acceptor oxidoreductase family protein, translated as MKSIALFGLTGQGIETAGEILSKIIQNLGYSHRNWRDFSTIIRGGNTSFEIYIADKFETESPPRLEEVELAVVWSDEGVNRYLPRLKDKSMIFAPDNVTGVPTGHQGNPPKLGFNVWALGIVSGYLGIPFQLVLTEVEGKFKKGKNTDLLEVGYQLGLTVGTEEPLVDLSIENATISGNDALCLGAIAGGVRHYYGYPITPASEILENFSKWLPPLGGGAYQVEDEIAAIHAGLGCSYAGKRTFVATSGPGLALMTEGLGYAAATEIPLVLVDNQRGGPSTGMPTKTEQSDLLHLMNAGHGEFARILLTPTSVLDCIVTIQEALNLSEYYQCPVILALDLDLALRKISIPWEKIENMIQSVEIDRGPTLLTSSIEGPYKRYEAVGSNPPLRTVPGVKGGAYVASGDEHDERGLMEPDFKKVRGTLHVRRLHKADSIHYNRPFSIIGNSEAPTTIIGTGAMGELIENFIKDNPGAYQGLLIRQLAPLPKDELREALKNSKRVVVAEYNAKAQIRTILKDGLNNQEVHSLLRFDGEHFTDKEFQEEISKIFNELTSNLAN; from the coding sequence TTGAAAAGTATTGCATTATTTGGGTTAACAGGCCAAGGGATTGAAACAGCTGGCGAAATCCTATCAAAGATTATTCAAAATCTTGGTTATTCACATCGTAATTGGCGGGATTTTTCAACGATTATTCGTGGTGGAAATACTTCATTTGAGATCTATATTGCTGACAAGTTTGAAACTGAATCACCACCAAGACTAGAGGAAGTCGAATTGGCAGTTGTTTGGAGTGACGAGGGTGTAAATCGTTATCTACCTAGATTAAAAGATAAATCGATGATATTTGCTCCTGATAATGTTACCGGTGTTCCGACAGGGCACCAAGGAAATCCACCGAAACTTGGCTTTAATGTTTGGGCATTAGGGATTGTTAGCGGGTATCTTGGAATCCCGTTTCAGTTGGTGTTGACTGAAGTGGAAGGCAAATTTAAAAAAGGAAAAAATACTGATTTATTAGAAGTTGGTTACCAGCTTGGATTAACGGTAGGAACAGAAGAGCCACTCGTCGATCTATCAATTGAAAACGCTACCATTTCAGGGAATGATGCATTATGCCTCGGAGCAATAGCTGGGGGTGTAAGACATTATTATGGTTACCCGATCACTCCTGCCTCTGAAATATTGGAGAACTTTTCTAAGTGGCTACCACCATTAGGGGGAGGAGCCTATCAGGTTGAAGATGAAATCGCAGCCATTCATGCAGGTTTAGGCTGCAGTTACGCAGGTAAACGAACATTTGTTGCGACAAGTGGACCTGGATTAGCGTTAATGACCGAGGGATTAGGTTATGCAGCTGCAACAGAAATTCCGCTTGTATTAGTAGATAATCAGCGTGGTGGTCCGTCAACAGGAATGCCAACCAAAACCGAACAAAGCGATTTATTACATCTTATGAATGCTGGACATGGTGAATTTGCCCGGATCTTGCTTACTCCAACAAGTGTTTTGGATTGTATCGTCACCATCCAAGAAGCACTAAACCTCTCAGAATATTATCAATGCCCAGTTATCCTAGCATTAGATTTAGATTTAGCACTTAGAAAAATATCGATTCCTTGGGAAAAAATTGAAAATATGATTCAATCGGTTGAAATTGACCGAGGTCCTACCCTTTTAACGTCTTCCATTGAAGGACCTTATAAACGATATGAAGCAGTGGGCAGTAACCCGCCTCTCCGTACTGTTCCTGGTGTAAAAGGTGGAGCTTATGTAGCTAGTGGTGATGAACATGATGAAAGAGGACTAATGGAACCTGATTTCAAAAAGGTTAGAGGGACTCTGCATGTAAGGCGGTTACATAAGGCAGACTCCATCCATTACAATCGACCATTTTCAATTATTGGGAATAGCGAGGCTCCTACAACCATTATTGGTACAGGAGCAATGGGAGAATTGATTGAGAATTTTATTAAGGATAACCCTGGTGCCTATCAAGGCTTGTTAATTCGTCAACTTGCTCCACTGCCGAAGGATGAATTGAGAGAAGCCTTGAAAAATTCAAAAAGAGTGGTAGTTGCAGAGTATAATGCAAAAGCTCAAATTAGAACGATATTAAAAGATGGGTTAAATAATCAAGAAGTTCATTCCCTATTAAGGTTTGATGGTGAACATTTTACAGACAAAGAATTTCAAGAAGAAATTTCAAAAATTTTTAACGAATTGACTAGTAATCTTGCAAATTAA
- a CDS encoding thiamine pyrophosphate-dependent enzyme yields MVETLTAKDFSNGNSPTWCPGCGDFAVLRGIQSALAKLNIRPENSVLVSGIGCSGKISHYFGGYSIHTTHGRTLPTALGIKSSRPELTVIAAGGDGDGYGIGVGHLVHAARRNLPVTYIVMDNSVYGNTKGQTSPTSPLGYESSTTPGGNSEQPINPLLLAWSSGATFIGQGFSGDIKHLEDLIIKGIQHDGFSLINIFSPCVVFNKAQGYEFYKEKIAYQERPAATSPELVTLLSEDPFSVGVLWQNQKNTSRYYQQNVVESDVLSYLKASIV; encoded by the coding sequence ATGGTAGAGACGTTAACAGCAAAGGATTTTTCTAATGGCAATTCACCTACTTGGTGTCCAGGTTGTGGAGACTTTGCGGTATTAAGAGGAATTCAAAGCGCTTTGGCAAAATTAAATATTAGACCTGAGAATTCAGTCCTTGTTTCCGGTATCGGATGCAGTGGGAAAATATCTCATTATTTCGGTGGGTATTCTATCCACACAACACATGGTAGAACGTTACCAACAGCATTAGGAATCAAATCTTCTAGACCAGAATTAACGGTCATTGCTGCTGGAGGAGATGGAGATGGGTATGGAATTGGGGTAGGACACCTCGTTCATGCGGCACGGAGAAATTTACCTGTCACCTACATCGTTATGGATAACTCAGTTTATGGAAATACAAAGGGTCAAACCTCGCCGACTAGTCCATTAGGGTATGAGTCTTCAACTACACCGGGAGGAAATAGTGAGCAGCCAATTAATCCTTTATTATTAGCCTGGTCATCTGGTGCAACCTTCATTGGTCAAGGTTTTTCCGGGGATATAAAACATTTGGAAGATTTAATTATCAAGGGAATCCAGCATGACGGATTTTCCTTAATCAATATATTCAGTCCGTGTGTCGTCTTTAACAAAGCGCAAGGATACGAATTTTATAAAGAGAAAATCGCTTATCAAGAGCGTCCAGCGGCAACAAGTCCTGAGTTAGTAACGTTACTCTCTGAAGATCCATTTAGTGTGGGTGTTCTTTGGCAGAACCAAAAGAATACCTCTAGGTATTATCAACAAAATGTGGTAGAAAGTGATGTACTTTCCTACTTAAAAGCAAGTATTGTTTAA
- a CDS encoding Glu/Leu/Phe/Val dehydrogenase: protein MEGKIYEYLEKYNYENLFFFNDNETGLKGVVCIHDTTLGPATGGLRMWTYQNEWDAIEDSLRLGRGMTYKYAAAGVDLGGGKAVIIGDPKKQKSEAMFRAFGRFINRLNGLYITGQDVGTTLRDMETIRLETPYVVTLPREFGGAGEISPYTALGVYQAMKACAKEKFGTDSLEGVRIAVQGVGNVGYHLVKYLSKEGAMITIADIDEKRVREVAEEFGTNIESVDRIHALEVDIFSPCALGKVIHDRSIEELKCSIVAGSANNQLSEEKHGDFLNELGILYAPDYIANAGGTIFDTDRIKPGGFNEQRGINSVKRIYETMTNLIHISKTEKIPTYKAADLLAERRIESVGKAKHLRKQSSIFN, encoded by the coding sequence ATGGAAGGAAAAATCTATGAGTACTTAGAAAAATATAATTATGAAAACCTTTTCTTTTTTAATGATAACGAAACAGGTTTGAAGGGTGTAGTCTGCATACATGATACAACGTTAGGGCCTGCAACTGGCGGTCTAAGAATGTGGACCTATCAGAATGAGTGGGATGCCATTGAGGATTCACTTCGACTTGGAAGAGGCATGACATACAAATATGCAGCAGCCGGTGTTGACCTTGGTGGAGGGAAAGCCGTCATTATTGGTGATCCAAAAAAGCAAAAAAGTGAAGCCATGTTCAGGGCATTTGGACGCTTTATCAATCGATTAAATGGATTATATATTACTGGTCAAGATGTGGGTACAACGTTAAGAGATATGGAGACAATCCGATTGGAAACTCCTTATGTAGTTACGCTTCCTAGAGAGTTTGGTGGAGCAGGAGAAATTTCTCCGTATACTGCATTAGGTGTCTATCAAGCAATGAAAGCTTGTGCCAAGGAGAAGTTTGGAACGGACAGTCTTGAAGGGGTGCGTATTGCCGTTCAAGGAGTTGGAAATGTTGGCTATCATCTTGTCAAATACCTTTCCAAAGAAGGTGCAATGATTACGATTGCAGACATTGATGAAAAGAGAGTGAGAGAAGTAGCTGAAGAATTTGGTACCAATATTGAGTCTGTAGATAGAATTCATGCTTTAGAAGTAGATATTTTTTCACCTTGTGCACTAGGAAAAGTAATCCATGATCGTTCAATAGAGGAATTAAAATGTTCGATTGTCGCAGGCAGTGCCAATAACCAGTTATCGGAAGAAAAACATGGAGATTTTTTAAATGAATTAGGGATCCTCTATGCGCCTGATTATATCGCAAATGCGGGTGGAACCATTTTTGATACCGATCGTATCAAGCCTGGTGGATTTAATGAACAAAGAGGGATAAATTCGGTAAAACGAATCTATGAAACGATGACAAATTTAATTCATATTTCAAAAACAGAAAAAATACCAACCTATAAAGCTGCTGATTTATTAGCAGAAAGAAGAATTGAGAGTGTTGGTAAGGCAAAACACTTACGGAAACAAAGCTCCATCTTTAATTAA
- a CDS encoding SDR family oxidoreductase: MRLKDKVCIVTGSSMGIGEAIAERFAQEGARVVINSRSQERADKTAAVLKDKGYDVIAIAADMSSKQSVITLMEKTVEKFGRIDVLVNNAGVNRIGPSIELSEEDWRTVIDTNLTGTFFAAQEAAKCMQENGGSIINITSIYGQVCVPMRAAYSSTKFAMNGLTKVLAVEWAEQNIRVNAVAPAYIKTPLDETDQEAGGYGDDDVIRRTPLKRFGTTKEVADVVLFLASDESSYVTGSIYNVDGGWVAYGGW, from the coding sequence TTGCGATTAAAAGATAAGGTTTGTATTGTAACAGGGTCAAGCATGGGAATTGGAGAAGCGATTGCGGAACGATTTGCACAAGAAGGTGCAAGAGTGGTCATTAACTCTAGAAGCCAAGAACGGGCAGATAAGACAGCGGCTGTGCTTAAGGATAAAGGTTATGATGTCATCGCGATCGCAGCAGATATGTCCAGTAAGCAATCGGTCATTACATTGATGGAAAAGACAGTTGAAAAGTTTGGAAGGATAGATGTTTTAGTCAATAATGCGGGGGTTAATCGGATTGGACCATCAATTGAATTAAGTGAAGAAGATTGGCGGACCGTCATTGATACGAATCTTACTGGTACCTTTTTCGCCGCGCAAGAAGCAGCTAAATGTATGCAAGAAAATGGAGGATCAATCATCAATATTACTTCTATATATGGGCAGGTCTGCGTTCCTATGAGAGCGGCTTATAGCTCAACAAAGTTTGCTATGAATGGGTTAACCAAGGTTCTTGCAGTCGAATGGGCAGAGCAAAATATTCGTGTCAATGCTGTAGCTCCAGCCTATATCAAAACACCCCTGGATGAAACCGATCAGGAAGCTGGTGGTTATGGAGATGATGATGTGATTAGACGAACTCCACTAAAAAGATTTGGAACCACAAAAGAAGTCGCAGATGTTGTTTTATTTCTAGCCTCTGACGAATCTAGTTATGTAACCGGCTCCATTTATAATGTGGATGGCGGTTGGGTAGCCTATGGCGGTTGGTAA
- a CDS encoding cupin domain-containing protein: MAVRVLEKKEYFFEPLNGTIGPGEAKIARFVTDEISSTLGGGIVMMEKCKFPWTVRYDEILYVTEGVIIIESNGEKMVGKEGDSFFIEKDTPIIYETDTQGTFLFSLYPANWNKI; the protein is encoded by the coding sequence ATGGCTGTTAGAGTACTAGAAAAAAAAGAATACTTCTTTGAACCCTTAAATGGAACAATAGGTCCCGGTGAGGCGAAAATCGCTCGTTTTGTGACGGATGAAATTTCATCTACACTTGGTGGTGGCATTGTAATGATGGAGAAGTGTAAATTTCCATGGACCGTGCGTTATGATGAAATCCTATATGTAACCGAGGGTGTAATCATTATAGAATCAAATGGTGAAAAAATGGTTGGAAAAGAAGGGGATTCATTTTTCATAGAAAAGGATACACCAATTATATATGAAACTGATACTCAAGGAACTTTTCTGTTTTCATTGTATCCAGCCAATTGGAACAAAATTTAA
- a CDS encoding sodium/proline symporter: MNNVILIELIIYFVAMLGVGVYFSKKKLGYDDYHLGGGKIPGWALAFSERSTEASAWLLLGATGFAFSSGLSSVWLFIGMLVGVIVSWVFLAKKFMEERIKYDALTLPDYLSARFPKHANWIRAIGAIIIIPFFTLYVGSQFGGTGSTLEQTMGINPLTGILIVAAVVIVYSCLGGFMSVVWTDAIQAILMVATLCILPIVALIKIWGADLSITDALVQAGNGADSWTGGATGFAIGLLIYSNLSWALGYLGGQPHISARFMALKNEKDAKTGRNFAILWGVLAYGGAFLIGITGLTLYGSGEVDNVEMILPFMLTELLPGWLVGILLAGILAAIMSTVSSQLLVVTSSISEDLLTKIMGLKFTDKQLVLISRITVTIVGIIGLVIGLMSKSLIYVVVGWAWAGVGNSFAAAILLTFFWKRMSGAGVIAALLTGFISTIIWINTPLEGIFTSRGATLVLALLAGVIVSLAIPERKDISTKTSEGLKVT; the protein is encoded by the coding sequence TTGAATAATGTTATTCTAATTGAACTTATTATCTACTTTGTGGCAATGCTTGGAGTTGGAGTCTATTTTAGTAAAAAAAAGTTAGGCTACGATGATTATCATCTTGGTGGAGGCAAAATACCTGGTTGGGCTCTGGCTTTTTCTGAAAGATCAACAGAAGCGTCTGCATGGTTACTATTGGGTGCTACAGGTTTTGCTTTTTCTTCTGGACTTTCTAGTGTTTGGCTTTTTATTGGTATGTTAGTTGGAGTAATTGTTTCATGGGTATTTTTAGCTAAAAAATTTATGGAGGAAAGAATAAAGTATGACGCTCTAACACTCCCAGATTATTTATCAGCACGATTCCCTAAGCATGCAAATTGGATCAGGGCCATTGGAGCTATAATCATTATTCCTTTCTTTACACTTTATGTAGGCAGCCAATTTGGAGGTACAGGTAGTACGTTAGAACAAACAATGGGAATTAATCCTTTAACAGGCATTCTTATAGTTGCTGCTGTTGTCATTGTGTATTCATGCCTAGGGGGTTTCATGTCTGTTGTTTGGACAGATGCCATACAAGCTATTTTAATGGTAGCTACACTTTGTATTTTGCCAATTGTCGCCCTAATCAAAATATGGGGAGCCGATCTATCCATTACGGATGCCCTAGTTCAAGCTGGAAATGGCGCTGATTCTTGGACTGGTGGTGCAACAGGATTTGCTATCGGGCTGCTGATCTATTCAAACCTTTCATGGGCTTTAGGATATTTGGGGGGACAGCCTCATATTAGTGCAAGATTTATGGCGTTAAAAAATGAAAAGGACGCGAAAACAGGGAGAAACTTTGCCATTCTTTGGGGAGTATTAGCATACGGCGGTGCATTTTTAATCGGGATTACAGGTTTGACCTTATACGGTTCTGGTGAAGTTGATAATGTTGAAATGATTTTACCATTTATGCTTACTGAATTACTTCCAGGATGGTTAGTTGGAATTTTACTCGCGGGCATTCTTGCAGCTATTATGTCAACAGTCTCCTCTCAATTGTTAGTCGTCACTAGTTCTATAAGTGAAGATCTCTTAACTAAGATTATGGGTCTAAAATTTACTGATAAACAATTGGTATTGATTTCACGTATTACCGTAACGATTGTTGGAATAATTGGTTTAGTGATTGGCCTTATGTCAAAATCACTCATTTATGTTGTGGTAGGATGGGCTTGGGCAGGAGTTGGAAATAGTTTTGCCGCCGCCATTCTTTTAACATTCTTCTGGAAGCGTATGTCCGGTGCTGGAGTTATTGCTGCACTTCTAACTGGCTTTATTAGTACCATCATTTGGATCAATACACCTCTTGAGGGCATCTTTACCTCCCGTGGTGCAACATTAGTTTTAGCATTATTAGCGGGGGTTATTGTTAGTTTGGCTATCCCAGAGAGAAAAGATATTTCAACTAAAACAAGTGAAGGATTAAAAGTCACATAA
- a CDS encoding FAD-dependent oxidoreductase, protein MAEDSPDLVKYYASKSYWLESCGDDLSPRPKLREELAVDIAILGAGFTGLWTAYYLLQQNPSLNIAIIEKHIAGFGASGRNAGWCSPKFSITPEVSIERFGKEAARELQLSMYASVNEIERVILEEKLMVDWEKSGFIKVTLGDHLLYQFENEIKSYQKLGLEEYYQLLNKDETNERIRAQGVKGSILTKYSAVLHPGKLARQLARILERRGVKIYEQTEVVDFKEGESLTPPKLVTSEGTVTANLAVVIAGEAYLSQMTKFQRHIIPMYSSMVVTEPLSEEQWAAIGWENREAVGSNTLAQDYLQRTADGRILFGLGNAGRYRYASKIKDSYDTQDSVIDWLKQRVIKWFPSVSHNQFTHAWGGPIGVTSDWTPNFQFNQQTRVAKIFGYFGQGVSTANLAGRILTDLIYEKKTSLTDLPMVQHSSAKWVPEPLRWIGARYVQSEIGRLDKRSDIHGIAPKGNTLAERMIRH, encoded by the coding sequence ATGGCAGAAGATAGTCCTGATTTAGTAAAATATTACGCTTCAAAGAGTTACTGGCTTGAAAGCTGCGGTGATGATTTAAGTCCCAGGCCTAAATTGAGAGAGGAATTGGCTGTTGATATCGCAATATTGGGTGCGGGATTCACGGGTTTATGGACTGCCTATTATTTATTACAACAAAATCCTTCTTTAAACATAGCGATTATTGAAAAGCATATCGCAGGTTTTGGTGCTTCTGGCAGAAATGCTGGCTGGTGTTCACCCAAATTTTCAATAACGCCTGAAGTTTCTATAGAACGGTTTGGAAAGGAGGCTGCTAGGGAATTACAATTATCGATGTATGCTTCTGTGAATGAAATTGAACGAGTTATTCTGGAAGAAAAGTTGATGGTTGATTGGGAAAAATCCGGTTTTATAAAGGTGACATTGGGAGATCATCTACTCTATCAATTCGAAAATGAAATAAAATCATACCAGAAACTTGGTTTAGAGGAGTACTATCAGCTTCTGAATAAAGATGAAACAAATGAACGAATACGTGCACAAGGAGTAAAAGGTAGTATCCTCACTAAGTACTCAGCTGTACTCCACCCTGGGAAATTAGCCAGGCAATTGGCTAGAATACTAGAGAGGAGAGGGGTAAAAATATATGAACAAACAGAGGTAGTAGATTTTAAAGAAGGTGAATCTTTAACACCCCCAAAATTAGTGACTAGCGAGGGCACTGTTACTGCTAATTTAGCAGTTGTTATAGCGGGAGAAGCATATCTTAGCCAAATGACTAAATTTCAGCGTCATATCATTCCGATGTACTCATCAATGGTAGTAACTGAACCTTTATCGGAGGAACAATGGGCAGCAATTGGTTGGGAAAATCGAGAGGCTGTTGGGTCAAACACATTAGCTCAGGATTATCTTCAACGAACGGCTGATGGACGAATATTATTTGGACTTGGGAATGCAGGTCGCTACCGCTATGCCTCAAAAATTAAAGATTCATATGACACTCAGGATTCCGTCATTGACTGGTTAAAGCAAAGGGTTATCAAATGGTTCCCTTCGGTTTCCCACAATCAGTTCACCCATGCTTGGGGAGGGCCAATTGGGGTTACCAGTGACTGGACACCCAACTTTCAATTTAATCAGCAAACCCGAGTGGCCAAAATTTTTGGATACTTTGGTCAAGGTGTTTCTACAGCGAATTTGGCGGGTCGAATTCTCACTGATCTAATTTATGAGAAAAAAACTTCCCTTACTGATTTGCCAATGGTTCAACATTCTTCAGCAAAATGGGTACCGGAGCCGCTGCGGTGGATAGGGGCCAGGTATGTTCAATCAGAAATTGGTCGGCTAGATAAAAGATCGGATATACATGGGATAGCACCCAAAGGAAATACCTTAGCTGAACGAATGATTCGGCACTAA
- a CDS encoding SDR family NAD(P)-dependent oxidoreductase, giving the protein MKVVNKVIVVTGAGGGIGRELVLQLLEKGARVAAVINKTGLQETQILAKDYGERISTHLANLVNKDDVEKLPEEIIAKHGSVDGMINNAGIIQPFINVNDLDFEKIKLVMDVNFYGTLYMCKAFLPHLLQRPEAHITNISSMGGFLPVPRQSIYCASKAAVKMFTEGLHSELIDSNVGVTLVLPGGVNTNIVENSGAVREREEGQSHYYKLLSPKEAAEIIIRGMENKEYRVLAGKDAKIMDLLYRFNPKKAAALIAKKLGKV; this is encoded by the coding sequence TTGAAAGTAGTAAATAAAGTAATTGTTGTAACTGGTGCTGGCGGCGGGATTGGAAGAGAGCTCGTTCTCCAACTATTAGAAAAAGGCGCTAGAGTTGCAGCAGTCATCAATAAAACGGGGTTACAGGAAACTCAAATCTTAGCGAAAGATTATGGTGAAAGGATATCGACGCACCTAGCCAATTTAGTAAATAAAGATGACGTAGAAAAGCTTCCAGAAGAGATCATCGCAAAACACGGAAGTGTGGATGGAATGATCAATAATGCAGGAATTATTCAGCCTTTTATCAATGTAAATGATCTTGATTTTGAAAAAATTAAATTGGTCATGGATGTAAACTTCTACGGTACGCTATATATGTGTAAAGCGTTCTTACCACACCTTTTGCAGAGGCCAGAAGCTCACATTACAAATATCTCTAGCATGGGTGGATTTCTTCCGGTGCCACGGCAATCGATTTACTGTGCTTCAAAGGCTGCAGTAAAGATGTTTACAGAAGGACTTCACTCAGAACTTATAGATTCAAATGTTGGTGTAACCCTCGTTCTTCCAGGTGGGGTAAACACAAACATCGTAGAAAATTCTGGGGCTGTAAGAGAAAGAGAGGAAGGTCAAAGTCATTATTATAAACTACTTAGCCCTAAAGAAGCAGCTGAGATTATTATTAGAGGGATGGAAAATAAAGAGTATCGTGTATTAGCAGGAAAAGATGCGAAAATTATGGATTTATTATACCGGTTTAATCCAAAAAAGGCCGCAGCGTTGATTGCAAAAAAATTAGGAAAAGTGTAG
- a CDS encoding excalibur calcium-binding domain-containing protein: MSILNTIFMLLLLLSVIIILLGLIKPSIVKMKSRKAVITRGAILFVLSFILFGITAPEQKEVAKVDEKQSMSEDNKEKEATRLEAEKAEKEKLAEEQKAKELEEQKKIEEQLALEEQKKIDEQLALEEQKKKEEQEARQRLAEEEKRKAEEEAALKAQEAAAKATAENEQVNTSQVISFKNCTEMRKVHPNGVPSTHPAYASKHDRDKDNWACEQ; this comes from the coding sequence TTGTCAATTTTGAACACTATTTTTATGCTTTTACTACTATTATCGGTCATTATTATTCTATTAGGTTTAATCAAACCATCCATAGTTAAAATGAAATCAAGGAAAGCTGTAATTACGAGAGGTGCTATATTGTTTGTATTATCTTTCATATTATTTGGTATTACAGCGCCTGAACAAAAAGAAGTAGCTAAAGTTGATGAAAAGCAATCAATGAGTGAAGATAATAAAGAGAAGGAAGCTACACGTTTAGAGGCAGAAAAAGCAGAAAAAGAAAAGTTAGCGGAAGAACAAAAGGCTAAGGAGTTAGAAGAGCAAAAGAAAATTGAAGAACAACTAGCATTAGAAGAGCAAAAGAAAATCGATGAACAACTAGCTTTAGAAGAGCAAAAGAAAAAAGAAGAACAGGAAGCTAGGCAACGATTAGCTGAAGAAGAAAAAAGGAAAGCAGAAGAAGAAGCGGCACTAAAAGCACAGGAAGCAGCAGCTAAAGCTACTGCTGAAAATGAACAAGTGAATACTAGCCAAGTCATAAGTTTTAAAAATTGTACCGAAATGAGAAAAGTTCATCCTAATGGGGTACCTTCTACTCACCCAGCATATGCGTCTAAACACGACAGAGATAAAGATAATTGGGCGTGTGAGCAATAA